CTGATTGCGTTTTCACAGGTCGTTCATGTATGTTGAAAAGGATCAAGAGTGTTGGACAGCAACAGAAAACTCAAAATCCGACACACTGCTGCGTAGAACCAGTGCAgctttatatgaaaaaaaaggcaagtgttttttttaacttttctacATTCTGCTCCGCTTTAgattttctaatgttttttcaTTACACTGTGGTTAATGTTTAGCCTATTTTGCTAGTCAATGGTGTTTGGACTGTGTCTGCAAACAGAGTAGAGAGAAACTGCAAGTTAAACACTACTGTCACTCAGATTCTTGGGATTAAGAAAACCCCAGTGCCATCAGATAAATGATTCACCTCAAGAATTGTCAGATAGATTTATAATTTGATCAGATGATAATATTTACATAATTGTACTCTGTGATGCACTGTATAGTGAATAAAAATTCCCCAGGCTGATTTTTTAATCAGTGATCAAACATGTGACGATGATAGCATCTCTTGGTGTAtacctgattttttttgtctcgtctTGTGTAGAATACCTCCTGGAGTGTGGAAATGGATTAGGAACAGATTACAGAGGAACAAATTCAAGAACAAAATCAGGAAAGATGTGTCAGAGATGGGACGCTACATTCCCACATAGACCAAAGTATGTATTCACATGTTATCCTATTTTACTTCATATCATATCCTTTTGTGTCTTTACATATATAACTTGTCAATGTGTGTGCCTTAAGTTTCACCCCAAAGACCCACCCTCGAGCAGACCTGGACTCCAACTTCTGCAGAAATCCTGATGCTGACAGCGGTGGACCCTGGTGTTACACCACCGACATCAACACCCGATGGGAGCACTGTAATGTAGCCAGCTGCACCGGTAAGAATCATCTTTTTCAGTATATCTGTAAGTGATAATGCTAAGGCTCATATGAAAATTACTGTGTCTGAAATGAAATTAAGAATCTGTCAGTAGCTATTGATTCAAACTCAACAATAACTTTTAATGCAGATCATGGCCATATGGCAGATATTGTATTTTCTTATGTGGCGTTTCTATTCTTTTGTTCTCTGGCACAAGGGGAATCCAGACATTGGTGTTCCAGTTGTGTAAATTATttctgtatgcacacacacagacagtcatgtCACAAAAATACCTATATGCAGATGACAGTGTGATTTCTGTGCATTTTTCTCTAACAGATGACTGTATACACTGCAGTGGTGAAAACTACAGAGGGAAAATCTCCACCACTGAAAATGGCTTCACCTGCCAACGCTGGGACTCCCAGAAACCTCACAACCATGGCTACATCCCCAGCGTGTAAGAATTTATATATCAACAATGAGCAGGATTTCATTAGACTTAATCAAGAGATTTTCTAAAGCTAAAAATAATTCTATTCAATGCTTCAATGCTTATTCTAGACTCCCAGAAAAGTACCTTGAAGATAACTACTGTAGAAACCCTGATGGAGACCCTAAACCCTGGTGCTTCACCACCAGCCCATCCAAACGATGGGACTTCTGCTCCATTCCTCGCTGCAGTGAGTCTTCATTTCAGTTTCCTTcacttgttctctctctgtcatttctgtATAGCTTCCTATCTGCTCAAGCTGCCACTATACAGTGAGTTTAatgtaaacatgttaaaatatatCTTGTGGTGCAGAAACATGACACCATATAATGTCTTAATTTATTTAGATGTGTGTGGCCTCGGTCTTACCTGCTGAAACACTTTGGTACCAGGATGTTTAACCTCTTCCTGCTTCAGGATCAATGAACTGGCAAACTGATCCTGCATTTTTTGgtgtgacaaaagaaaagaaaaggatatttatttgttcatttatcaaGATTATTGAACATATTACATTTAGTTTATCAAATACAACATAAAATCACAATATTGCgataatgtatatatatcaacagaaacacaatgcGGAAGCTTGTTTCTGAAAGAAAATCCACTTACTCAagataatatttatatttgtatggaATACCATAATATAAATACAAGAATTTTTAAATTATGACTACAGCTGTGATAATTAATAGATTACTTGATAGGTACATCAAAGAAATCTGCAACAATCTTGATAATAGATGAAAGTTATTTAAAAGGCAAAAGTTAAGGGGGTTTACTATTAATCGAGAAATTTAAAGACTAATCGATGATGAAATGGTAATTCTTTGCAGCCCTAATTAcaactttgtttcttttgaaataaaataaaagtaatttgcTTCCATACATAACGCAGCTGTTCAGGTCTCTTTGTTACTGTTGTCAGATGAATCattgccttttaaaaatgttttaaaggaTCTAATCTAATCCCATAACTATGAGAAACCTAATCACATTTCCAGAAGAATATATCTGACATCGTCAACACTTTCTCACTATGAGTTCCCTGACCGAGCCATCTCGTCTTTTTGTCCTCAGCGTCCGAGCCTCCCACCATCATTCCAGAGGTGACCTGTGCCACTGGTGAGGGCGGAGCGTACCGAGGCACGATCGCTGTGACGCAGTCTGGCAAAACCTGCCAGAGCTGGTCGGCTCAGacaccacaaaaacacaacaagaccCCGGACAACTACCCCTGCAAGTAAGAGCTCGCATCGATGGAATAACACTTTTCAGAACAGCAACGGCACAAATAGGCTATtcaatcaaaacaaattaaaaaaaaaacatgttgaaggAACCAGAAACATATACCCAAGCAAATACAGTAAATTGTATCTGTAGCTTTGTTCGTGTtcttaatttgtgttttattaatttgtcaGAGGCCTCGATAACAACTACTGTCGTAACCCCGACAATGAGAGGATGCCCTGGTGTTACACCACTGACCCCGAAATTCGCTGGGAGTACTGCAAGGTGAAGAGCTGTGGGGACGCACCAGGACCAGGTACAGTAGTGGCCAATGATGATGATAGACACTTGAAAAAATGCACTTAATTTAGAAAAGTGAAACGTTTGGGAACCTTGTGAGGCAAGGCAAAGCAATGACTAATGGAAGCGAACAAGTATATGATGTTAATCACAGCGGTGATTGAGATGCActggaaaagaggaggagacatcGGTGTTTAAAAATTGTGACTAATAATGTAGAACTTCTACCTCATTTGAAAATACATCAATGGATTCACCTGTATTCTTGCCTTTTGCTGTAGACGAGCCAGTGATccccacagaggaggaagactgtTATGAGGGGGACGGGACGAGTTACCGTGGCGTCACAACAGAGACCATCAGCGGAAAGAAATGTCAAGGTTGGAGCTCCATGACTCCTCACAGCCATACGAAAACTCCACAGAAATACCCCACAGGGTGAGCACACAATGTTTAGGAGATAGGTGATATCTGTCAAATATGTATTCCGTATAGGATGCAAATCCTGCCACACAAACATCTTTCCTGGTTTGACTGTTAGGACTACAAAGGTTATTGGTTCCTGCCATTCTGACGTTCCAGATCGTCTATTTCAACAGGGACCTCAGGAGGAATCTGTGCAGGAACCCCGACGGTGACCGGGCTCCCTGGTGTTACACAACGGACCCCAGCGTCCGTTGGGAGTACTGCAACTTGGAGAAATGTTCCATTGGTTCTTCAGGAGCACTACCAACCAAACCGCCTGTACCCAACCCCCCTTCCACCGTCACCCAGGCCCCAGCAGCGAAGGgtaaatcattttgtttgtcagatttTGAGATTCATTGGGATTTTTCCAATTCCTATATACACCCCcttgcttctctttgtcttgcTGTGTTAGACTGTAAGGTTGGAAGTGGAGGTACATACCGAGGTCCAACCTCCATCACTATCCTGGGTGTGACCTGCCAGGCCTGGAATGCTCAGAGTCCTCACCAACACAGGAGCTTCACCCCAGAAACACACCCCGACAAGGGCCTGGACGGCAATGTGAGTGTTTTCCTTTTATAAACCGTTTTCCATGTAGACTCTTGAAGCAGCATTTTCCAGTTATCTGATCATCTCCTTGTACGTCgctgtcagagctgcagaaacCCAGATAACGATGTGAACGGGCCGTGGTGCTACACTACTGACAGTAACAAGAAATGGGACTACTGTCAGATCTCGGAATGTGGTATGTGaatattatttgtgtttagCTCATGAAAATACCTCAATTTTTTCTTAATGGGTCAGTTTGTCCAATTTGACAATGTCAATAACAAAAGAGTgtcatgaaatttggtacagtggttcatggtccccagaggatgaactcTGGCAAGTCTACTGTTTGCCGCATCTTCATTTCCTCCCACTGTTAATATATGAATTCAAAATATCCTGGATatgggtgctgccatcttgcgaGATCATCTGGAGTCAGATATATACCGCAGTCAACCACTAGGGGGTCACCtaatattttggcttcacttcagCTGAAGCCAAAATATTAGGTGGTCCGTCAACAGACTAATCGGTTCATCAGAGTATAGCGTCATGGCTTTTAGCTTTTAGTCCTGTTAGGTGACACCACCACGTCAAACAAATTCAatgattttttgtttcacttctcaCGTGGGAATTCACGGCTGCGTTTTCTTCGTAGCTGGAGAGAATTGTGGGTCTCCACCTAGCAAACCAAGGCGTTGTTTCGGTCGTATCGTCGGAGGGTGCGTGTCTAAACCTCACTCATGGCCGTGGCAAATCAGCCTCCGCACGAGGTGAGTGCACCGACTCAGGATTATTCACAAAGACTCGTGAAAACGATGCATGCCCTGAATAGGATTATAATATGTCTTCCCTAAACCACCCTCTGGGTTTTTCAAACATTGCACATTATTAATTTTAGAGAAACTGATGTGTGACCTCTGTGACTTTCATATTGATCATTAGTGAGGTACATACCGAGGTCCAACCTCCATCACTATCCTGGaatacaaagtatttttttaaaacaaatcaagtGTTTTatcctatatatttttttattcttacttTATaactgaaaatctgaaaaattatttaaaactgGAGTCTCTATTATGTCCCACTTAACAGTAATGGAGTCCATTTCTGTGGAGGAACTCTGATTCACCGTCAGTGGGtcctcactgctgctcactgcctGGAGAGGTCAGAAagcctatttttatttttgtttaaaccagtaataaaaagaaatcctgTGATAACACAACCACTGGataactggtgtgtgtgtgtgtgtgtgtgtatataaatgttATGTACTTTAGGTCCAAGCGGCCCCAGGCCTACAAGGTTCTGCTGGGCGTCCACACGGAGCGAGCCAACGAGCCATCGAAGCAGGAGAGGAGGCTGGAAAAACTGGTGCTGGAACCCAGCGGAGCCGACATCGCTCTGCTCAAACTGCAGAGGTGAATACAGGACTGATCGTCCTACCACCGCAGCAAATTCAAGTTCAAAATACTAATACATTAATGCTACGATCACAAATATTCCTCCTGTATTGCTGCTACAGATTCACAACTAATACTTTCATCGCTAAggttatatattcatatttagcCAGATCAGCGATGGTTCAATCACAGTTTAAGAAACTGTAATCTGTCAAGCTTTAGCATTTAGGATTTAGattacagtttcttttttaaaatgtcctttcCAAAATCAGAAACATGAGCAAAGGTCTAAGGAGCTGACGAAGCAGTGCGATGATCTGCTTTGATCTGAGTTGCAATTCCTTTGCTCTTTTCAGGTACCGACAAATTTTCAGTGACATAAACCGGCCTTTATGTCACGGTAGAGTCAATAACTTTGTATTTGTGGACTGTTCAAACTAAATAAGCAGTTTGAGGACGTCATTTTTGAGATTTTGACTGGTGGATTTATAGGTAAATGATTAATCAGGATGTAAAATAACCATCGTTAGTAGCGTCACTATTTCTCCCACTGAAAGTGTGTTTGACTCGTGTGTTTTCAGCCCTGCTCTAATAAACGACAAAGTCCTGCCAGCATGTCTGCCAGATAAGGACTACGTTGTTCCCAGTGGAACAGAGTGTTACGTAACCGGATGGGGTGAAACTCAAGGTACAGTACATCATGTGTGggtacatgtatgtgtttgctCTTCTTGTTGCTGCTATCCTTGCGGGTACCGACTTGGGTTTTAAACCTAGTGACAGTGAGGTCATTTTTGGAGAGTGAGGATGATTTGGACGTCACTTCTTcgaagacttggttttagggttaaaGGGCTAAGAAAAGTATCATGTTAATGTCATAAAAACAGAAGCTTACATATTTACTGTTTGATACATTtaatgaattaaagaaaaaaaacattttttggtttagatgataaaaacagcaaaatcaaaatcagaataattaattaataattaattaattagatCATTAATTAGATTTTCAAAGGCAACAActgattgtgatttttttttaacttgctaatttattatatttgcaGTGGAATTACTGATTGCCTGATCCAATAACTCAATATGGTTATTGGATATTTGAACATATTCAttgctttttaaatcaattgCTTTATTCTGCAAGTCAAGTACaagtttaaataataaataacagtgAGCTCGGTGGTTCAACAAGCAGGGGCTGAACCTTTAAATTGGATATTTTCAAGTTGAATACCTTTAAGTATTAAAACACTACATCTGATAGAGTGAATGTGTTGACggttttgataaaaacatgtttattcctgtaaaaaaaagaagttcttTGAAGTTTTCCAACCTGTAATCCAGACATTCCTCTCACAATTGAGAGAATCTCCTGATGATGAGtgacgatgaggaggatgagaaagATGAGGATGGGtaacaacaggaagtgtgtgttgcAGGAACGGGAGGCGAGGGCATCCTGAAGGAAACCGGTTTCCCTGTGATCGAGAATAAGATCTGTAATCGTCCTTCGTATCTGAACGGCAGAGTCAGAAACCACGAGATGTGTGCGGGAAACATCGAGGGAGGAACCGACAGCTGCCAGGTACGGAAGCCGgagaacattttggaaaatgaactAATCGCAGTCTGCCACAATGTCTTTAATATTTGTTATGCTACTGGTCTAAAATGTCTGGATCATTTTGTGGGAAGTTTCCTGAAGACAAATATGTGATTTAATAGTAATTACAGAGAAAATGGAGTCACCTTTCAATTGGTAAACTGTACATTTATCAAATTCAGTTAcccagca
This sequence is a window from Scophthalmus maximus strain ysfricsl-2021 chromosome 18, ASM2237912v1, whole genome shotgun sequence. Protein-coding genes within it:
- the plg gene encoding plasminogen isoform X2 translates to MDLYKAAFVLGALTCTVSGINVDSYAKTEGAWILSLNKRHYTVNTVAECAAKCDAETTFTCKSFMYVEKDQECWTATENSKSDTLLRRTSAALYEKKEYLLECGNGLGTDYRGTNSRTKSGKMCQRWDATFPHRPNFTPKTHPRADLDSNFCRNPDADSGGPWCYTTDINTRWEHCNVASCTDDCIHCSGENYRGKISTTENGFTCQRWDSQKPHNHGYIPSVLPEKYLEDNYCRNPDGDPKPWCFTTSPSKRWDFCSIPRCTSEPPTIIPEVTCATGEGGAYRGTIAVTQSGKTCQSWSAQTPQKHNKTPDNYPCKGLDNNYCRNPDNERMPWCYTTDPEIRWEYCKVKSCGDAPGPDEPVIPTEEEDCYEGDGTSYRGVTTETISGKKCQGWSSMTPHSHTKTPQKYPTGDLRRNLCRNPDGDRAPWCYTTDPSVRWEYCNLEKCSIGSSGALPTKPPVPNPPSTVTQAPAAKDCKVGSGGTYRGPTSITILGVTCQAWNAQSPHQHRSFTPETHPDKGLDGNSCRNPDNDVNGPWCYTTDSNKKWDYCQISECAGENCGSPPSKPRRCFGRIVGGCVSKPHSWPWQISLRTSNGVHFCGGTLIHRQWVLTAAHCLERSKRPQAYKVLLGVHTERANEPSKQERRLEKLVLEPSGADIALLKLQSPALINDKVLPACLPDKDYVVPSGTECYVTGWGETQGTGGEGILKETGFPVIENKICNRPSYLNGRVRNHEMCAGNIEGGTDSCQGDSGGPLVCNAQSRYVLQGVTSWGLGCANAMKPGVYARVSKFIDWIEATIEAN
- the plg gene encoding plasminogen isoform X1, with product MDLYKAAFVLGALTCTVSGINVDSYAKTEGAWILSLNKRHYTVNTVAECAAKCDAETTFTCKSFMYVEKDQECWTATENSKSDTLLRRTSAALYEKKEYLLECGNGLGTDYRGTNSRTKSGKMCQRWDATFPHRPNFTPKTHPRADLDSNFCRNPDADSGGPWCYTTDINTRWEHCNVASCTDDCIHCSGENYRGKISTTENGFTCQRWDSQKPHNHGYIPSVLPEKYLEDNYCRNPDGDPKPWCFTTSPSKRWDFCSIPRCTSEPPTIIPEVTCATGEGGAYRGTIAVTQSGKTCQSWSAQTPQKHNKTPDNYPCKGLDNNYCRNPDNERMPWCYTTDPEIRWEYCKVKSCGDAPGPDEPVIPTEEEDCYEGDGTSYRGVTTETISGKKCQGWSSMTPHSHTKTPQKYPTGDLRRNLCRNPDGDRAPWCYTTDPSVRWEYCNLEKCSIGSSGALPTKPPVPNPPSTVTQAPAAKGKSFCLSDFEIHWDFSNSYIHPLASLCLAVLDCKVGSGGTYRGPTSITILGVTCQAWNAQSPHQHRSFTPETHPDKGLDGNSCRNPDNDVNGPWCYTTDSNKKWDYCQISECAGENCGSPPSKPRRCFGRIVGGCVSKPHSWPWQISLRTSNGVHFCGGTLIHRQWVLTAAHCLERSKRPQAYKVLLGVHTERANEPSKQERRLEKLVLEPSGADIALLKLQSPALINDKVLPACLPDKDYVVPSGTECYVTGWGETQGTGGEGILKETGFPVIENKICNRPSYLNGRVRNHEMCAGNIEGGTDSCQGDSGGPLVCNAQSRYVLQGVTSWGLGCANAMKPGVYARVSKFIDWIEATIEAN